The following are encoded in a window of Armatimonadota bacterium genomic DNA:
- a CDS encoding response regulator transcription factor: MAIKVLIADDHAIVREGVRMILEREQDIEVVGEAGDGQQALELVERLRPDVVIMDISMPGMGGIEATHKVKERHPGVAVLALTMHEDESYVFQLLRAGASGYVLKRAAASDLVQAVRSAARGEAFLYPSVARKVVEDYLKRVEAGEERDRYDGLTEREKEILTLIAQGLSNQQIAERLFISIKTVQTHRAHILEKLGLHDRTELVRYAIRKGLIEP, encoded by the coding sequence ATGGCCATTAAGGTTCTGATCGCCGACGACCACGCCATCGTCCGCGAGGGCGTCCGCATGATCCTCGAGCGGGAACAGGACATCGAGGTGGTGGGCGAGGCGGGGGACGGCCAGCAGGCCCTGGAGCTGGTGGAGCGCCTGCGGCCCGACGTGGTGATCATGGACATCAGCATGCCGGGCATGGGCGGCATCGAGGCCACCCACAAAGTCAAAGAGCGCCATCCGGGCGTCGCGGTGCTGGCCCTGACCATGCACGAGGACGAGTCCTACGTCTTCCAGCTGCTGCGGGCGGGGGCCTCGGGCTACGTGCTCAAGCGCGCGGCCGCCTCCGACCTGGTCCAGGCGGTCCGCTCGGCCGCCCGGGGAGAAGCGTTCCTGTATCCCTCGGTCGCCCGCAAGGTGGTGGAGGACTACCTCAAGCGGGTCGAGGCCGGGGAGGAGCGGGACCGCTACGACGGACTGACCGAGCGGGAGAAGGAGATCCTCACCCTCATCGCCCAGGGGCTGTCCAACCAGCAGATCGCCGAGCGCCTGTTCATCAGCATCAAGACGGTGCAGACGCACCGGGCCCACATCCTGGAGAAGCTGGGCCTGCACGACCGCACCGAACTGGTCCGCTACGCCATCCGCAAGGGCCTCATTGAACCCTGA
- the nrfD gene encoding NrfD/PsrC family molybdoenzyme membrane anchor subunit: MMRRRDLFSPRELRVLASLHGGGPGFYALMGVLVGVALWGLIAYGVQLRYGLGVTGLRDNVMWGVYITNFVFFIGVSHVGALMSAILRLTGAEWRRPITRMAEAITFASLLMGGLMPLVDMGRPDRLLNLVLHGRLQSPILWDILSITTYLTGSTLFLYVPMIPDIALLRDRFAAGPAWRRRLYTALALGWRGTEVQRRHLEAAMGILAVLIIPIAVSVHTVVSWIMAMTLRAGWNSTIFGPYFVSGALFSGAAAVVTAMAAFRWAYRLEEYITEDHFRRMGYLVIALGLIYAYFTFNEYWVPAFKMASHERGYLAAVLSGPFARLFWFTQVGGLLLPVLLLTLPRASLVPRLARVPLLQPRPALAAAAASGVLAIAAYAPPSPVAATLDAGVLRAVAAGTLAVASLWVLVALLPLCRARPIATATVASVLVNVGAWWKRYVIIVPTLQSPFLPIQRAPQGWGVYTPTWVEWSITFGAVAGFLLIYIVFSKLFPIVSLWETRETEQGGEVAHALAR, encoded by the coding sequence ATGATGCGCCGCCGGGATCTCTTCTCGCCCCGGGAGCTCCGCGTGCTGGCCTCCCTGCACGGGGGCGGGCCGGGCTTTTACGCCCTCATGGGCGTTCTGGTCGGGGTGGCGCTCTGGGGGCTCATCGCCTACGGCGTCCAGCTGCGCTACGGCCTGGGCGTGACCGGGCTGCGGGACAACGTCATGTGGGGCGTCTACATCACCAACTTCGTGTTCTTCATCGGGGTCAGCCACGTCGGCGCGCTGATGTCGGCCATCCTGCGCCTCACCGGAGCCGAGTGGCGGCGGCCGATCACCCGCATGGCCGAGGCCATCACCTTCGCGTCGCTGCTCATGGGGGGCCTGATGCCCCTGGTGGATATGGGCCGGCCGGACCGGCTCCTCAACCTGGTGCTGCACGGGCGGCTGCAGTCGCCCATCCTGTGGGACATCCTGTCCATCACCACCTACCTCACCGGCAGCACGCTGTTCCTGTACGTGCCCATGATCCCCGACATCGCCCTGCTCCGGGACCGGTTCGCGGCGGGGCCGGCGTGGCGGCGGAGGCTGTACACCGCCCTGGCCCTGGGGTGGCGCGGCACCGAGGTCCAGCGCCGCCACCTGGAGGCGGCCATGGGCATCCTGGCCGTCCTCATCATCCCCATCGCGGTGTCGGTCCACACGGTGGTGTCCTGGATCATGGCCATGACCCTGCGGGCGGGGTGGAACAGCACCATCTTCGGTCCGTACTTCGTCTCCGGGGCGCTGTTCAGCGGGGCGGCGGCCGTGGTCACCGCCATGGCCGCCTTCCGGTGGGCCTACCGCCTGGAGGAGTACATCACCGAAGACCACTTCCGCCGGATGGGCTACCTGGTGATCGCCCTGGGCCTGATCTACGCCTACTTCACCTTCAACGAGTACTGGGTCCCGGCGTTCAAGATGGCCTCCCATGAGCGCGGCTACCTGGCGGCGGTGCTGAGCGGGCCGTTTGCCCGGCTGTTCTGGTTCACCCAGGTGGGCGGGCTGCTGCTCCCGGTGCTGCTGCTGACCCTGCCCCGGGCGTCCCTGGTCCCCCGCCTGGCCCGGGTTCCCCTGCTTCAGCCCCGGCCGGCCCTGGCGGCGGCGGCGGCGTCGGGGGTGCTGGCGATCGCGGCCTACGCTCCGCCGTCGCCGGTGGCGGCGACGCTGGACGCCGGTGTGCTGCGGGCGGTTGCCGCCGGGACGCTCGCGGTGGCATCGCTGTGGGTGCTGGTGGCCCTGCTGCCCCTCTGCCGCGCCCGCCCGATCGCCACGGCGACTGTGGCGTCCGTGCTGGTCAACGTGGGCGCGTGGTGGAAGCGGTACGTGATCATCGTCCCCACGCTCCAGTCGCCGTTCCTGCCGATCCAGCGGGCGCCCCAGGGGTGGGGGGTGTACACGCCCACCTGGGTGGAGTGGTCGATTACCTTCGGAGCCGTGGCCGGCTTCCTGCTGATCTACATCGTGTTCAGCAAGCTGTTCCCCATCGTCTCCCTGTGGGAGACCCGGGAGACCGAGCAGGGCGGGGAGGTGGCCCATGCGCTGGCCCGTTAG
- a CDS encoding 4Fe-4S dicluster domain-containing protein — MRLTRRSFLTSLAAVAAALSGSRAVAPLARWRRGVKGAVPALVARPEGVHSLAHLEAVPAGGGVALAFAAKPPRAEPAAASGRRWVMVIDLARCDGCRECTRACQAMHFLPGGQEWIRVYEMRDHELGAPYWLPRPCMQCDNPPCVKVCPVSATWKREDGIVMQDTSRCIGCRFCMAACPYQARSFNWVDPEVPGMPDEPYAMEWNRVHRRGTTEKCIFCPALLAEGRLPACAAACPMGAIYFGDQGEDAVTNSQGETVRLSELVAANAGYRLLEELGTEPRVYYLPPRRPLYPPPPPATEPASAGEARR; from the coding sequence GTGCGCCTGACGCGACGCTCGTTCCTCACGTCCCTCGCGGCGGTGGCGGCCGCCCTGTCGGGCTCCCGGGCGGTGGCCCCGCTGGCCCGGTGGCGCCGCGGCGTGAAGGGCGCGGTGCCCGCGCTGGTGGCCCGGCCGGAGGGGGTCCACAGCCTGGCACACCTGGAGGCTGTGCCCGCAGGCGGAGGCGTGGCCCTGGCCTTCGCCGCGAAGCCACCGCGGGCGGAGCCGGCGGCGGCCTCGGGACGCCGGTGGGTGATGGTGATCGACCTGGCGCGCTGCGACGGGTGCCGGGAGTGCACCCGCGCCTGCCAGGCGATGCACTTCCTCCCCGGCGGCCAGGAGTGGATCCGGGTGTACGAGATGCGCGATCACGAGCTGGGCGCGCCCTACTGGCTGCCCCGCCCGTGCATGCAGTGCGACAATCCGCCGTGCGTGAAGGTGTGCCCCGTGTCGGCCACCTGGAAGCGGGAGGACGGGATCGTCATGCAGGACACCTCCCGCTGCATCGGCTGCCGGTTCTGCATGGCCGCCTGCCCGTACCAGGCCCGCAGCTTCAACTGGGTGGACCCGGAGGTCCCCGGCATGCCCGACGAGCCCTACGCGATGGAGTGGAACCGGGTGCACCGCCGCGGGACCACGGAAAAGTGCATCTTCTGCCCGGCCCTGCTCGCCGAGGGCCGGCTGCCGGCGTGCGCGGCCGCGTGCCCCATGGGCGCCATCTACTTCGGCGACCAGGGAGAGGACGCCGTCACCAACTCCCAGGGGGAGACCGTGCGCCTGTCGGAGCTGGTGGCCGCCAACGCCGGCTACCGCCTGCTGGAGGAGCTGGGGACCGAGCCCCGGGTCTACTACCTGCCGCCCCGGCGCCCCCTGTATCCGCCTCCGCCCCCCGCCACCGAGCCGGCCTCGGCCGGGGAGGCCCGACGATGA